The genomic window TGCATACATataacataaaaatttttaattaattcatacaCGCAGTCGAAGAGTGTCTCATGAGTTTATTAGTACATTATTACACATAAGATCAACATTGCAGTGTTATCCAAAAGAGCAATTTGAGAGGAGACAACCCTCCTTCATGTCCATGGTGGATGTAGAAATTAAACTTAAGGCTTCTTAGAACAAAGGGGGTTTATGATTGGTTCTGATACCACGTTACTCATAAAATCTATCTAGTAGAAGAAAGAACTCAGACTTGAGAATAGCTTTAATAAGGTAGACCCAAAGTATTTCTCTGTTAACACATATGTTAGGAAAAAAaaggtatatatttttatttattttgtgattttatgttGCAGGGCATTATGTACCGCAGCTAGCTGAACTTGTCTATGAGCGTAACAAGGACAGGCAAAAGTACCAATATATCAACCTCAAAGGGTTCATTGTAAGCATaataagttttctttttctcgttGGACTTTTTGCACATATGCCCTTGAATATTCTAATTTGCATAACTACTATTAAAGTTGGTTTTTACACATTCTCTTAAAAATGTTACAAAAACTTGAAACCAAGGTTTTAAATGCCGTGGCATAGAGTTGTGCTGAAAACTTGCTGCCACAATATGGCACGGTGTGTGCCGTATCATTGCTTACCAGCCACAAAAATACCTTTGTTTCGACACACAATGCCATGAAATATGTATTTTCTTTGGCATCAATATTCTAATTtcctattttatatttacatcaAATCTTTTGGACTTTATTGAGGTAACCACTTgctaatttcaaaaaaaaaaaaaagagggtgtGTGCCATCGGCACAAAGGCTGTATTGTGCTAATATGTTGCTGGCAAGATATGGCACGGTAGGCACGGCCTGTGACgatggacacttaaatccttgcttaaAAGAATATTTGTAAGAAAAATTTGCCATAGAAAGAAATATTTGAGCagttatatatacacatatatatacacacacaggCACACATATATacagagctaggctcctataatatctatagtaccggggttCTAGTATTATAGTCacattttcgatcttagggtattcaaatcaacgatccacactgttaaatataatctaaggTATATGAAGTCTTTaggagtaaaatttttattttttcttcaacatcatttacttagtgagtaaatcatgtcaaaatgaatggtgaaaattgaacaatctttaaaaCTTAAGGATAggacttttgaattcaagatcgAGGATGTTGACCTtgatttaaatagtttaaagtatttttctatcaaaatttgaataactttgaattcttctacactgttaaactaacTACAAACTcaccatagtagccattgaaaattgatatttttgaaatagtttgatcataaagtaaacctAAAAGAATTGAAAGGGCCCATTCAGGAACAAGACAATGACATCGTGATTTTAATATCGATGAAACAATACATCAATGATAGGTTGTTTAACAGATTAAGCACTAGTTCtaattggaatttgaattatggactcaaatttaatttaaatttgagactTTCAGAAAAAACAAGGCTTTTAGCGAACAACGGAAGTTTCAAAATACTGGCAATTGAGAGAAATACAGAGCAGTATAGTAGCAAGTACGCAAAACATAGTCTAGATTTGCCAAGATGCATGGTTAAATAACAGGCATGTGTAAACACAATATAAACTATCTACTGCTAGAGGATGCCAAACCTGACACCTGTGACTGCTTTATCATATAGACCACTCTGGATCCTCTTTCCAATCcaatatttaaaatcaaaattcggGCATACGTGCTAGGTGATTAGAAAACTATCTCAAAGATTTAAACATTACAATACTCGGTTTAAATAACAGATGGtgatattatatactattatacCAATATATGTTGATGCTTCCGAGTCCTGGCGCAGTCATGTGAGCAGTTCAACAAGGAGAATGAGACAGGTGGGTACCGATGGTATTGCCAACATAAACTCTCTGTTCATAACTCCACCAAATCCATGCCAACCATCTTCAAACACCGTGTGTTACTGAAAAACAGCTCGTCATAACATATCCAGCTACGCAGGCATACCTGGATCGTATCTCTCTGGTCATGCATGTATCCAGCCATCGTGGTGTACAACAATTATACTAATCTACTCGAGTGTCGTCCGGCATAGCATCCCCATACGATGTATGCTAGGCACTGGGCATCTTGTCCACACCTGGCCGtctagcaaggatttaagtgtcgtggcatggCATCATGTCGGAAACTtaccggcacggtgcgtgccagGCCGTGCCGATgtgtgccggtcacaaaaaattcatgtgtACCGACAcataattgcatgaaatatttattttctctagcaacaaaatattttaactgtttattatatatttttatcaaatcttttgaactttattgagaaaattacttactaatttgaagaatagagggttttgatccGTGCTATTGGTATGGGGGTTGTACTGTGCCAATATTTTATTGGCACGATACGATACGGTAGATACGgtccgtgccgatgggcacttaaatccttaccGTCCAGGCATACAAAACTTAGAATCTGATCTAATCCTGTCTCACACCAGCGTTAAGGCATCTTGTCTCGGCCTACTAAACTTGCAATACATCAACTCACGTGCATCCTCATCTAAATCTCCACTCCGTAGATCCCAACAACTGTATGAACACTAGTAAATACTAGGTCGATTCTCTTGATTTATATAATCACGTATAACCGACGTATCTCAACGCCTCGAGTCCTGGACTCAGTCCATGATACCTAAGGCTTTTGCCTGACACACAATACCTTAGGTCCAAACCAAGTCCGAACAATATATCTCAGGCCTCTGCCTAGTTCACGTAATATATATCCAGTGTCCAAGGGAAATCCAATCCACTATTTACCATGACAGAATACACGAGTTCACTATGTCCATGATTCAGAATCACATATGCTAGTTCGGCCGTGCGACTGTCAAGTTAGCTCATGCATGTCAGATAAAATCCCATAAATGTCCAGGCCATCCACTTCGCACACGTCAATCCTACACAAGATGCCTTATCATGCAAGTCCAAATGTATCTTAGAAATTCTAGTTAAGAATATAATACAAATCATTTAGTCATGTTTGAATGATTGATTAATACTAACTATGGGGACATAAGCTTTGATAAGAGTTCCTGGTGAGAGATACTAATATTTATAGGTAttctatgtgtgtgtgtaaaataaaataagccgTACATATATAATTTGGTCATGTCGCTAATTAATCAAAGTTTTCCCTGTGTACGTGCAGTCTTGTCATTAGTCAATACAGGAGTGGCATATCTGGCTAGTAGATCATGCAAATATCCAAATTCATAGTTTTGCAATCAATCATGCACATAGAAATAAATGTTTCAACCAttcaacaaaaatatatattttttattttaagatagcTCCTGCCACAAGTTGTTGATATTGACAACAAAATCGGTAGAATTCGATCGAGTCGTCCATTGGTCATCACCTAGACAAATCATCAAGAAGACCCAAGGTTATTCCCAAAGGATTCTTAAACTTAACTTTTAATAATAAACTGTAAAAGAGACACAAGATTCAGGCTTACTGGATGGTCCACGGTCGTCATCAGGTCAAGTTCGGTCAACCATCTCTGGCCATATGCTTGGCTGCAACTGTGGCCAGTTGACTATTAACAACCCAAGACCAGAGTACAGCTCATGTTGACGCCGGTCAACTGCAAGGTTGCGGTTGATCGATTGTTCACTGCCCAGAACCTCAAAAATGAGTTCGAATCTTGCCAAAATAGTGCTAACTAGTGTATAAACCAATTCATGGGTAAAAACACAAGAAATGATAAATATCCAGATTTTGAGTGTAAGCTCGGGGTCGAAGAATGGTCCGTTCGGATCAGAAATCTCcatgtttcaactttcaagcTCGAACTTCAATCCCTCGAGGTTTCTGGCCTTTTGCTTCGCAACGAATGTCGAGACAGGACTGACTTTAGTTCTATTTTTTGATAGTTACAGAAAAGGGCATAATgttagaagaaggagaagagagagaagacgagaaagaataagaaaatttgAGAGAAGTAGAGAGAGGTAAATGAaatgaggagagagaggaagagaggggcACATGTTAGTTGCTTTTCTGGGAAGAAAAGGCAAAGAGAGGAGAAAAGGTAGTGGAGGTTGGTTGGTGAAAGCAGCTGAATCAACTATCACAGTCGATCAAACTCCTGGCGGTTGACTGTGTCAGGTCTGCTAGAACCAGTTTTGGTCGCCGATCAACCTTAATGATTGTTGATATACTTTACCCCATGTTGCATGACAAATTTATAGTCTAAATCCAAAAGTCATGAAACTTAATGATGAAAAATTCAAAGtgcttcaaaattttcaaaaatataatagtCCAAACATAtagtatttaaacttaaattcaaCATGAAAAGCATTTGGATTGGGTGGTCACATTCATGAACAAATTttgtacttcttttttttttcttgtttttctttttttgttttggtttgcaAATAACAGATTGTGAGTTATCAAATGCAAGGTTGGAAACCCTGAGACAAATGACTACTATGACTACAAAGGATTGGCGGAGTATGCATGGAGCCACGCAGTCGTGTCGGATCAAGTTTATGAGCTCATTAACAAAGTCTGCGATTTTAGGGCTGATAACTGGTCGAAGGCCTGCATGGACGCAATGGGCATTGTCATGAAACAGTATCACTTGATTGACTTCTACAACATTTATGCTCCGAAGTGTAATCTTGcgcaaacaacaacaacatcacCTGCAGCTGATGATACAACTGAAGCTAAATCTAAGGTGACTTGaaggttatttttatttttcttaaagaaTAGCTTATTTGGCGTAGTTGGAGCTTGTATAAAAGAGTTACAGTAGTTTTTTATGGTATAATGTATGGACAGTCTATTTACCATCCCCATATGGCAATTTTGGCCcatgtatttcaatttgaatatttGTCTCTGAATTTTCACATATATCGTACTACTTTAGTCCTGtccatccaaaaaaaaaaaaagagaagcatcTGACCATTTATGAATTCAACTGAAATAAGTAAATTATTTATTGTAGAAAgataaaatggtcattttataaatttagattattttttaaagttttgggactataatatttaaattgaaattacaGGAACAAAGTTTGCCATAGGGGTATAGTCCGAGGACTATCCATATCTTTtacccccttttctttttcattagaTTCTGTGATGCAACTGCACGGTAAATAGAAGCAAAAGCTCTAGTTTGTAATGTCAGCTTTTGAGGAACAGAATTTTGTTCTTCAAAACAGAAATTCATAGAAGACATTGTAGCTTCAAGTTCCAGTCAAAAGCTTTGCATAATTGCCCCTTTCTAATTTCTACTTTGCGAAGTAGGAAAGCTGTCGAAAAGTCAGGCCAAATAGGCACAAAATATGTTTATAGCTTTACCATTGATTAATTTGCAACACAATACCAatagtttttttgtatataaatattttacttctattttaTCTTGTGTTTGTGTGTGAATCTTAGGGGAGATTAAAAGGGAGGATTCGGATGTATTCAGGATACGATCCGTGTTTTTTTGCCTATGCGGAGGATTACTTCAACAAAATTGATGTTCAAAGGTCACTTCATGCAAATGTTAGTGGAAAGATTCAAGGAAAATGGACTGTTTGCAAGTGAGTTGAGCCTCTCttactttttccttcttttgttCATGATTTTAgcttatatttatttgttttgaaccatctaattaaactattaaaagCATAAGTTATATGCAACAAATTTCTGAGGcaatttttttgttctctctctttctttttttggagaaaaagcATGTGgacatttcaaaaaaaaattaagaaaaggttTGCATGCACTCACTGGAGACGCATTTGTTTGCCAGTAACTGATTTTCAGGCTAAAATTGACTTTTCAATTGAACTAAAATTcagatgaaaattattttacaccgttttTTGTTTGATGGAAAGTCAATGGCTTCGTAATTTATGTTCCACCACCTCCTACGTTTGTTTCTCCGAAAGTTTCCATACTAGCACACCAGAAGGTGGAAACAAGTTGCAATAGCCCATCTTTattagtttttccaaaaaaaaaaaaaaatctcttttcctACCATAATTTACTTTTCCACTAGCTAGAGCAAAGCTAGTTGTGCTGTTTTGGAAAAGTTGAGTTATGGCCGAAGTCTATTTGCATCGAATCAAACAATAAAAGCAAGTATTTAGGGCCCAAAATTGCTGAACTTCCCTCCACTTTCAGTGAAACAATTGCACCCAAGATTATCACGATCTTATGAAATACAGGCGTGAAAGAAATGAAATCCCACAGTTTGTTTACTCTACTCTTTGCCTTTTTGCAGTGATTCCATTTTTTATAATACGTACAAATACACTGTATTCTCTGTTCTACCTATATACTCCAAGCTTATCAAAGGTGGACTAAGGATATGGGTTTACAGGTTTGTAATCTCTCCTTGCTTTATTCTATCAGTGCATAGTAGGGAGAAACTTCGATTTGCCTTTCTGTAGTTTAGCATATTTGTATTTTGCCACCCATTGGTTTAAACAGTTTTACTTTGGTATTCTTTGGGGGTTTTTTTTTCGGTATCACATGGTAGTAAAACGATACAAAAATAAGAGTTGCTAAATTCTATAAATCACATGGTAGTAAAACGATACATTTTACAAACGACGTGGTGACTATATAAGAAATATAGACTAGTAAATTAGATGGCTTAATGCATTTCGATGTAGTTGAAACAAGCACTAGTCCTCTGATAAACCCAGAGTTTCTAGTTTgtaaatttgattcaattgTTTTGTTTATCCCAATATTCTTGTTTGATCTTTCTCTCTATGTGTGTGCGTGCATATAGTGGTGATGCAGATGGGAGGGTTCCAGTGATTGGAACCAGATACTGCATGGACGCACTTGGCCTCCCAGTTAAGACCCACTGGCAACCTTGGTACCACAACAAGCAGGTTTgcatatgaaaattttgaatcagAGTATACaagcttttgaattttaaatatagtatataaatgTCAAATTAGGAATGGCCTAAggtaaaataaatcaaattactGTCACGCGTGTTAAAAGTTtctcttttcaaataaaaaggaAGGAGATGAAACATAGGGAAAAGTttgatttaaaagaaaaaaaaaaatcttctgcTTCTTAAAGTAGAGAAGCTACTTGAGAAATTGAACTAAAGAGGCACTGACTTGTAGCGGGCATCTCaaactttgttttgttttttttttttttaataaaatagtcATGCAACTTATTATGTTAAAGAGATTGATTTAGTGATGGAAAACCTTCTACCATCGGTACCACTTTAACTTGGACTATATGACTGATTTTCATTTTGTTAATGcactttttcatatttattttttaagaatttagTATTCATAGAATTAACTATATTATTTGTAACGATTTAGCCTGCTAACATTAATAACTCTTTTAAGTCCTCCAAACCACATATCCAAAATGCGAAAGTCTGGCTTTTAATATTAGAGTTTTttatcgaccgtccctagcgcaaatgGTAAAGAGCTCGGTGTGATACCCGAAGTCCCAAGTTTGAAGCCTAATTTCTTtgtatttccagctaaatttatttctaaaataaaataaatcaagcGGCTAACATGTTTGTTATCTTTCtctatcaaaaaatatatatatatatattagagtttcTTGTCACTATCTATCCCATCATACTGCGTTTGTTATAGGATGTAAGATTATTGAGATATTTATACTCTCCTTCGTAAGTCCTAGCATTGTTGACAAAAATCACACATATAGCTAAGGATTACTAAGCGATATGAGATTTATGTCATACTTTTGCCTGGTGATCTCATTCTGATATAAAATGTTGCAATGATGACTTTAcccgctaataataataaatgtcaTACTGTTGACTTGTTTTCTCATTCTGATATTAAATGTTGGAATGATGACTttacacgctaataataataactgtatttaaatattttgaaatagtagTTTGGATTCAACACGTTATTAATGCTAGTGGACTGAATCGGTacattatcaaaataaaatgagTCGAGTCTATCAAAAAATaggttgattttattttcccGAAAAAATGATATAGAAATGCGGTGCAGGTGGCGGGGAGGTTCGTGGAGTACGAGGGTTTGACAATGGTGACAGTGAGAGGAGCAGGTCATTTGGTGCCCCTCAACAAGCCTGAGGAGGCTCTTGTGCTCATCAACTCCTTCCTCATGGGGAATCACCTCCCCACGCACAAATCTTGTATGTCCATATACTAAATGTTGCCCACATGCGTCCCTTCCACATATTCGACTCATCCAATGCATCGTATACGGTATACCCAATAAAAGAAATACTAGTGTAATGACCCGTGCTTCGCGGCGGGAGGTCCTAACATTGAGAGCTAATAATAtgacttttattatatttatttatcacgaaacatacagatatatataatattcatattatgtaagataactaaatatataatatagattatctaATACGATGTGATGTCTTTgataatacaaatataattgataaaataGTTCTTAGATCATTATGGCCTATCGGTTTCACTTGATTTCTTGCGGGCGTTAACTTTGCTTGGTCCTTCTCTAGTCTTCAAACTGCATACATATGAAcaatatctcatatatatatatattataaatatataatatcatatactAGTAGTGGCTTGCTTGTGCTCTCATGGAGCAGACGGCAGGCCTTCACGTGCTCCTTTGTTAGCGTTTTTTCGATGAGTACGTTttgcgaatcgacgatcgccgCCCGTTAAACTTTGATTATCGTattaagtttctagaaaataattttgcgatttttcgatcaCTCAATTAGCCTCAGCATCCGAGAATGAtcaaatcataaaaatttttacacggggctgaaaataaaaatgctatacaaaagtggtgatatagtattAAATTTTCGATCAGTAAATATACGATCTTGTTGTatgatagtataaagaattttctatgcAAAATTTTAGTCTGATTTGATACTTCTACACAgaccgttaaacttgataaccggcagatatcaaccattaaaaaattatgtgattttgaatccttgcgatcactaagtaaattgatatcgaaaaatcgcaaaatttattttgtgagaCTTCAAATGCGTGGCTAGTCAAGTCTAACGAGCGATGCGTCGATTCGAAATTCATCATCGAAAAACGCTCAGGAGCAACGGAGGCTCTCCGTgctctgagagcacagcagccctggctatatatatatatatattatatatatttatatatactattatatatatatatatggtggaataagaaatacaaaaaatattttataaatattaatacttacAAACGTGATTTTTTCGCTACAGCAGATGTTTCAATAGACAAATCACTATCGTCGTTGTTGAGCATCTTCATAAATTGAATTGGTATGCAATCACTCAgtcaacattatttttttaatgtttggtCTACACAAAAGACTTTCTAAATTTTCAGTattgtgaaaaataatattattcattGAAGGAAGATGTACTTGTAGTCACTCAACTGATGGTTCTTTAAAATGAATATCAAATTGGAACAAACGCCAAGTTGCTTTATATGCAGATAAAtatttgcaatatatatatgttttgattTCATCAAtctcttattttttcttttggtgaACAGCAAtgctatatatagaaaaaattggGGGGAGGATGCATGcactctcaatatatatatgttttgattTCATCAAtctcttattttttcttttggtgaacagcaatactatatatagaaaaaattggGGGGAGGATGCATGCACTCTCATGATTAGAAAGATAGTAAAAGGACAAGACAATATTCTATGTACTatgaatttttttgtttcatgcaCCCTGTGTATGTAGTATGaaaaattttgtaagaaaaaagaTTATCTTGTGGGCGAGATACTATTTCTATTGgacttaaaaaagtaaaagacaatttacaaataatccatggtgaaattggaatgaaaatataagatttagaattttctgtaaggaatatagtttttttttagaagaaaatacacattgtaaaaaaaatattaaactttgaatatatgccggaattatttttcttaggctagatttaaagtttcgtgTCATTCTGACACTCCAAAAATGAGGACGGAAAATAGTAGCAATCTGATAAAGATTTTAATTGGTAGACCTTTCGGCGACAAAGAAAAGGTTCAGAACTGTAAAATTAAGATGACGTTCTTCTGGTTGATTTTAACTGAGCTTGCCTTTAAAATCAttattatttaacatgataCAGAGAGTGCATGGAACAAAATGTTCCATAATACATGCCCTTTTAACGTAGCCTCTTacctttaaaattattattgtttaatatGATACAGAGGGTgcatgaaataaaattttgcatagTACGTgcttatttaacataatccatgTGAGTCCATGTGAGGGAGGAAGAgcatgtgagggagagagagaaaatccaTATAAAAGAAAGACCACGTGGCTCGATGGAGGAACGGCAGTTGGTTTCAACTTTAGTATAGAGTTTAATAGTTTTAACTGTTTATGTTGCGCAGCAGGAAAAGAAAACGTaagaaattaagataaaaacttcaaaaaagtGAAAgccaaatgtaaataaattttggcACTCAATTGTATAGAAAATTAAGCCGCATATAAAAAGTCTGAATCTTTCACAAATTTTTACTTCTACGTAGGCAGATAATTGCAAATACGTGGATTGTTTCGTTGCATTTTGAAAACAAATGTTGTACATCGTGATGGATAGTGGTGAAAGTATAAAAACTATTAACACTTTTGTTCatcaaataaaagtttcaaaaaattgaagaatTAAACTATAAGAATAGATTTTACCTTTGTCCTTTATTGCTTTAATCATCTTTCATCTGCTTTATTGGATCATCATATACTTATTATTATTGCAGTACAATGCCAAAACTCATTTTCTTTAGAAgaacaaattttaactttgtcgtcAGAGACATGAGATGAAGAAATAAAACTAGAATCGCTGAATCACACTTGAAAATCTAATCGGCTAATTGTAATCatgttaaaaatttatcatttgttaattatcatttttttaagagacCTTGCACTACATCAGCTATATTATAAGAAAAATTCAGATCTATGAATGAAATAGATCTCGTACGTTTTCGTCGAACAATTTTAGTTCTTCAACAATAGATATGTTTATAGTTCCTCATTTTAATACATAAATgccataaaaaattaaattaaattttcctTTCGATTTTTTATAACTGATTGCGACCTAACACACACCATCAACCAACCATATAAATGCACGATAGATCTAATAAaacaatattaattttactttaataaatatttctagAGCTTATCAATTTTAGCCTATAGTCATTTGGAATGTCCAAAAagtgaaaattctaaaatataccAGTTATATTGGTGACATGACGTTtccaaccaaataaataaatttttttaaattactccgtcacatcataattataaaaaaaattattatatttttttaaaaagaaaaaatttgattaatttatttttactcatATGGTGCAAGATACAAtaaacttttttctcaaaaagcgTGGGGTGTTCTGCATTGGAATTACATCTGGTGTCAGTT from Ananas comosus cultivar F153 linkage group 23, ASM154086v1, whole genome shotgun sequence includes these protein-coding regions:
- the LOC109728029 gene encoding serine carboxypeptidase-like 33 isoform X5; the protein is MRKKIIESPIKEQEEHDLTAQEGDRVINLPGQPNSPPISHYSGYITVNEVHGRALFYWFFEAQTLPHERPLLLWLNGGPGCSSIGFGEAVELGPLRVQKFGTGLEFNNHAWNKEANLLFLESPVGVGFSYTNTSSDLTAVDDRVVAKDAYSFLINWLRRFPQYQDHDFYISGESYGGHYVPQLAELVYERNKDRQKYQYINLKGFIVGNPETNDYYDYKGLAEYAWSHAVVSDQVYELINKVCDFRADNWSKACMDAMGIVMKQYHLIDFYNIYAPKCNLAQTTTTSPAADDTTEAKSKGRLKGRIRMYSGYDPCFFAYAEDYFNKIDVQRSLHANVSGKIQGKWTVCNDSIFYNTYKYTVFSVLPIYSKLIKGGLRIWVYSGDADGRVPVIGTRYCMDALGLPVKTHWQPWYHNKQVAGRFVEYEGLTMVTVRGAGHLVPLNKPEEALVLINSFLMGNHLPTHKSCMSIY
- the LOC109728029 gene encoding serine carboxypeptidase-like 33 isoform X4, with product MPSVLSISSSSPLRLRSFFDPRFPPRFHPDPSYQPNPSSDWLLVQTEARSAFPEAFVRPPLCPQLQHPRDRDRIPPSRPIYPRFGPGCSSIGFGEAVELGPLRVQKFGTGLEFNNHAWNKEANLLFLESPVGVGFSYTNTSSDLTAVDDRVVAKDAYSFLINWLRRFPQYQDHDFYISGESYGGHYVPQLAELVYERNKDRQKYQYINLKGFIVGNPETNDYYDYKGLAEYAWSHAVVSDQVYELINKVCDFRADNWSKACMDAMGIVMKQYHLIDFYNIYAPKCNLAQTTTTSPAADDTTEAKSKGRLKGRIRMYSGYDPCFFAYAEDYFNKIDVQRSLHANVSGKIQGKWTVCNDSIFYNTYKYTVFSVLPIYSKLIKGGLRIWVYSGDADGRVPVIGTRYCMDALGLPVKTHWQPWYHNKQVAGRFVEYEGLTMVTVRGAGHLVPLNKPEEALVLINSFLMGNHLPTHKSCMSIY
- the LOC109728029 gene encoding serine carboxypeptidase-like 33 isoform X3; protein product: MYYFPNSKHHMHPTNSYLFPLSLSLSLSLSLSLSFSLLYMASYSMRPQVLLLYPLLITTISLSLSPNIESLTKEQEEEEEHDLTAQEGDRVINLPGQPNSPPISHYSGYITVNEVHGRALFYWFFEAQTLPHERPLLLWLNGGPGCSSIGFGEAVELGPLRVQKFGTGLEFNNHAWNKEANLLFLESPVGVGFSYTNTSSDLTAVDDRVVGHYVPQLAELVYERNKDRQKYQYINLKGFIVGNPETNDYYDYKGLAEYAWSHAVVSDQVYELINKVCDFRADNWSKACMDAMGIVMKQYHLIDFYNIYAPKCNLAQTTTTSPAADDTTEAKSKGRLKGRIRMYSGYDPCFFAYAEDYFNKIDVQRSLHANVSGKIQGKWTVCNDSIFYNTYKYTVFSVLPIYSKLIKGGLRIWVYSGDADGRVPVIGTRYCMDALGLPVKTHWQPWYHNKQVAGRFVEYEGLTMVTVRGAGHLVPLNKPEEALVLINSFLMGNHLPTHKSCMSIY
- the LOC109728029 gene encoding serine carboxypeptidase-like 33 isoform X1 — encoded protein: MYYFPNSKHHMHPTNSYLFPLSLSLSLSLSLSLSFSLLYMASYSMRPQVLLLYPLLITTISLSLSPNIESLTKEQEEEEEHDLTAQEGDRVINLPGQPNSPPISHYSGYITVNEVHGRALFYWFFEAQTLPHERPLLLWLNGGPGCSSIGFGEAVELGPLRVQKFGTGLEFNNHAWNKEANLLFLESPVGVGFSYTNTSSDLTAVDDRVVAKDAYSFLINWLRRFPQYQDHDFYISGESYGGHYVPQLAELVYERNKDRQKYQYINLKGFIVGNPETNDYYDYKGLAEYAWSHAVVSDQVYELINKVCDFRADNWSKACMDAMGIVMKQYHLIDFYNIYAPKCNLAQTTTTSPAADDTTEAKSKGRLKGRIRMYSGYDPCFFAYAEDYFNKIDVQRSLHANVSGKIQGKWTVCNDSIFYNTYKYTVFSVLPIYSKLIKGGLRIWVYSGDADGRVPVIGTRYCMDALGLPVKTHWQPWYHNKQVAGRFVEYEGLTMVTVRGAGHLVPLNKPEEALVLINSFLMGNHLPTHKSCMSIY